gtttcattttcatagTGTGGcttgtttatattatttatcgTCTGATTGGTATGTAACAAAAGGTTAGTATTAAATTCGTcatgattttttttgagaattgtttcttttttatcattagcTGTTTCTAATTTACACGTTTCAGACGGTTTGTCATGATTGGcttgtattttatattcttcagAAAACTCTATAGTTtctgcattttttatattacatttttttattttaaagaaatttgttattttgTTTGATTCCTCTTCCTTATTCCCTTTctttttgttcatattttttttttcatatcttgttcatattttttttttttcatatttagcTGTTTGGTAATTTAATACCTTTATCGCAAATTCATCAGCTTTTAAGCCTTATAAATAAtcgtatttatatttaagtaattttttttagttaaacaaaaaaaaataataatgctaattaataaataaaataatatattatcctttacatttttgataaataaataaaaaattaaaatgtgtatacacattaatatatgctggattatgcatacatattctcaaaatttttatcaaggagaaaaagagaaaaaaaaaaaaaacaaatacacttataaaatataaatactaaaaaaaaagaaaagaaagaGCTTTAGAAAGAAATGTGTAACATCTGTACATACGCATAAGCATgtgtatgtttttttttgtcattataatgtaatatattcatatgttggtgaatatatatgcttatttttaagacaattttaaaaaataggaaATAATTAGAATTTACTAAATATGCGAAATATTCACTGGAtggacaaaataaataaggaAAGAATATTTGGGTTGGATTGAAAGTAagttcgtttttttttcctttttctttcgtttttcttttcctttttcttttccttttctttCCCTTTTCATGTGTATATGGCCAAAATGTACGgcaaaaaattttcaagaCAAATTGATTATGAATATAGCATACctaattatttacatttccacaattttattattttacaaaataagtTTGTTTAttgtttcttttatttttcatagataaaaaaagaataaataaaatttttttttaagaatatTTGTTATAGTATGACCTATCGCaaagttatttttatatgttccCAGTAGTTCACacattatgtttatttatttacaaagAATTTACAAAGAATTGGCAAAGGTGGGgaatgcatataattataagagAGAAATAACAACGCAATTTGACTACAAAATgtgaatattttgtttcatCAAGTTagtttacatattttttattttcccttTTGTATAGCTAAACAATACGAAAATTGCTACTACATGCATTTGCTGAAATTCCCAAGTTGATTACATTATATctatgttattatttaaaaaaaaacaaggataataattatacaattttgtgtttattttttaaaattattttaaatggctacaaaaaattttgaaaaatatttcgaCATAATAAGCATATGTAAGAACATAGGCTATCCAAATTAAGTTTCCGTTTTGTTTGCATTCAAAATAaagagataaaaaaatatttttaagctCACATAATTGTACTTGCTAACTGTTTAGTCAAGCACAAATCagtgaataaaaaaataaaatcaagattttgtaaaaataagaaataaaaggaaaaagaTTCATGGGATAgtttaatacatatttagttaggaatgaaaaaatgagTGTGGTGAATTTTCCACATAactttttttctctttgtttttttttgttgaaaaaaataacatgaTGAATGAATTTGAAGAAAACGAAGATGAATTTTTTCTGAATATTTTCAGAGGAGGACCAGGAAAACATTTTTGTTCGAAAactgaaaatttttttttagaaacAAATACgcttgaaaataatatacaaaatgaacttttaaaaaatatagagaacccatgttttttatcaaaactttctgaattaaaaaataagttgttatatgatttttgtgttacaaaaaaagaagaaattcaaaataaaatttggaATCATATTGACGATgttgttaataatttaagtgATGAAGATGCTTTAAACGTGTATGaaagtttaaataaatctcaaaaaacaaatgatgataatccTTTTTTGggatacataaatatacacaGTAATAATACAACAAGTAAGCATGGAGTTGTTGCAAACAGTTTAGTAAGGGACAGTGATAAGGTTGGAAAAACGAATAATATGAAATCGTATTTACCTCAGAATGTAGACCTAGAGGAAATATTAtggaataaaattaatgtaaataaatataataatatagataaaataaataaaaatataaatatgttatgggatatatacataaattataatcttttaaatttaaataaatgtaaaaataaaaaaattgtaagagatatattaacaagtttaataaaaaaagataacCAGTTAATGAACATGATATCAgggaataataaaattagcTTGGCTAATAttctaaatatatataaaagagagaagacaaaaaataatcaaataaatagcCCAACATTACGCAGTGAAACAGAGGTACAAAGTGAAAATCAGGAAGCTGGTCAAAATGAAGATCACCctgatttattttctaaccTAAACTCTGGTCCAACTGTTGATCAAGgtataaattatcaaaatgaaACACAAACcgatttaaataaagaagaaaatgtaaattcaaaaataaacgaATCTAATAATGCGTCTGAAAAGGATGGAATTAATAAAGATGTTTCATCTGAAAAAGACGAACATgaacaaataaatgataatccAAATTTATGTGaaggaaaagaaaatggagggaataaaaatttgacttcctttttttcttcaatgGATGATTCAAAtgcaattttaaaaataaaaaaagatattataaaaaaagttaaattaaaatcaatgaaaaatgaaataaaagatgaaaataatttaatacatgaattattattatattctataAAAGGAGAAATACAAatgaaagtaaaaaatattgttaaaGTTCATCAGGTAGGTCAAGGTGCATATGGTGATGTATGGATGGCTGaagatatagaaaataataaaagaattgctttaaagaaattaaaattaaatggaAGTAAAGAAGGGTTAGCTAAAACTTATATAAGAGAAATATCTATACTTAATTCTTTAcaacataaaaatgttgtTGAACTTATTGGTGTCATTCGTACGAATATTATACCTGAAGAAGTCAAATCAAATGATGCACTAcacaattttgaaaaaagcAACCGCCTTTTAAACGTAAAAGATAACCCCAGAGATTCGGATGAAAGTAGCGAAAGTTGCAGTAGCTCCGAAGCGTCTGACAATTCTGAAACGTCTGATAGTTCGGGCAGTTCGGACAGTTCGGATAGCTCTGGTGGTAGCAACTCTCGATCGCGCACGAAGGATTTGTTGGAAAGGAAGACAAATCAGTGCGCTTCTATATGGATGGTTTTTGAGTATGTGCCATTTGATTTGTCTGGGTATAGTGAATTATTACGGGAAGAAAGACAACAAAAAGAtcgatataaaaatatgaatttatttacaataggtgaagtaaaaaatataatgctCCAACTATTTCAAGCATTAGAATATtgtcataaaaataatgtaatacatagagatataaaaatagccaATTTATTAATGGATGCAAATGGTATATTGAAGCTAGCTGATTTTGGGTTAGCTAGATATCATATAGATAGTTTGGCATCTAACATGACAAATAGAGTTATTACTTTATGGTATAGACCCcctgaattattattaggtTCAGAGAATTATTCATCTAGTGTAGATATGTGGAGTTGTGGATGTGTATTAGCAGAGTTATTAACAAGTAATCCTCTATTTACTGCAGACAATGAATCAGATATTCTAAAAGTtatagtaaataaaatagggttacctaataataatgattataAGTTTTTGAAAAGATTGCCATTATGGAATAAAGTACAATTTAATCCAATACATCCaagtaatataaataatctaaatcaaactaaaaaaatagaaacagaaaatattataaaaaatttacatgGAGTTGGAGAATTAGGATTAGATTTATTCAAAAGACTTTTAAAATGGGATCCTTTAGAAAGAATATCAGCACATGATGCTTTAAATCATCCATGGTTTAAAACTCATCCTTTACCTGAACCCATTCAACAAAGATGCAACATTAAAGCTGCTCATAGCTTTATGAcaaaaagttataaaaaacgaGATGCtccaaaaatgaatttaaaaaaaaaaatacaagaaAATTTTAGATTCTTAAATGTTGGAAAGTacagaaaaatatattttatgaacaagCATACGGACAAAATTCCTCAACCGTTGACTTCCCAAATGGTCCACTCCCTCCCACCAGGTACGTCGCTCATCGGGCTGGAAATGCCATAAACATGtcatactattttttgaattttttgaattttttgaatttttcgAATTTTTTGCACCCCTTTAACGAATCCAACTATTTTTTCACTTCGCAGATAACGACCCTCAGGGAATACAAAACAGACACACTGCCAACGAAATCGAACTTAAGATTGGAAaggaaaacaaaataaatgaaaaacagAAATTAGATAATATAACTCGAGTACACGAAAATAGTCAAACAGATCAAGTAGATGCtaaaatattatctaaTTATGTAgacaattttgaaaataaaaacattaaaaaagaaaataatattccaGATACAGAAATAATTAGTAAAGAAGATGGGTATAcatctaaaaaatatgacaaAGGTTCACAAAATGGATATGAAAATAAGTATGAaaatagatataaaaatgcagATAAACaaagtaaatatatgaacaaataTCAAACTGATAATAAGAAATACTATGATGACTTAGAAAAGAGAAAACCATCTGACGAATATCGAACTGGTTACGATTCGAATAGCCAGTGGGGAAAAGGAAGTTACATTTCCAAGGACCGACGAAGTAGAGAAAGACGAAGTAGGGACAGACGAAGCAGAGAAAGACAAAGTAGAGACAGACGAAGCAGAGAAAGACAAAGTAGAGACAGACGAAGCAGAGAAAGACAAAGTAGAGACAGACGAAGCAGAGAAAGACGAAGTAGAGACAGATGGAGTAGGGACAGACGAAGTAGAGACAGATGGAGTCGAGACCGACGAAGCCGAGATCGATGGAGCAGGGACAGGCGAAGTAGGGATAGGTGGAGTCGGGACAGCCGGAGCAGGGAAAGGAACTGGTACCGAAAGGAATATTGGAAGAGAGACGAACACAAGAGGGATTACAGAGATAGAGACCGAGATAGATATCGAGGACGGTATGACGAACGGTATGACGGAAGATACGACGATCGGTATGGTGGCCGGTATGACAGACATTATGACAGATATGACGACAGATATGATGACAGGTATGATGACAGATATGACGACAGATATGATGACAGACGTGACGACAGATATGACGAGAGACGTGACGAGAGACGTGATGACCGACGACGAAGTGGGAATAGGGAGAAAGATAGAGGACGAGGGAAAAAGAGAGAGTATGAAAGAGACGatgaaatgaataaatCGGAAGAATTCAAAAAAGAAAGGAAAGGAGAAAAGGATATTGACAAACGAAGTAGTggtaaagaaaaaaaaagaaatgcagaaaaatcaaataatataaatgaaaataaagaaaaagatgaaaagaaaaaaaaacaaaaaatagattcagaaaatgttaaagatgaaaaaaaataaactaatAAGCACCAACCATTTTGTAAAACATTTGCTATACTAATTGATAAtgttactttttttttgtctacATTTCTCAACCCATTTTAGTAGCATCCTTTAAGGGACTCATAAAGATGATGCGAAGAAATCGGGTGACCCATCATTGTGGCACTGCTCAGTGCCTACACTTACTATTTCACATTAATTTTcacattaatttttatgctaTTTCATGTTAATTTTCATGCCATTTCGTGTTCCATTTGTTTTGTGCATGCACACATAAGTGGCATGCTgccttttatatttttattaatttttaaacttgataaatatcaaagatatgaacaaaaaaacattGCACAGGATACGCAGCACATGCAAGTCACGTGCACGTATTCCatgaaaaatgtaaatcatatatcggataaaatatgtacgAAATGAAGGAGgtgaatattattaaaaaaaattttttagtgTAAATTGGAATCGTTCATGTTCTATGGAAAAccaaaacaataatatgaCAAAATTgattatgaaaatgaaaaaaaaaggttaTGCACCACTTAATAAACTtctaattatattatcttttGCTGAAGATATTGCTTGATTTAACGAAGTTAGATCTTGTATATCTCCttcattcatatataatctATTTACTATAATATTTGAATTGGTTTCCATAATAATACCATTATCAATAATTTCATcgaaaagtaaaaaaacgGAATCTAATTTATCtattaattgtttttttccaatattattatttgtaatattatttaaagagTCTTGAATTGCTTTCATAACTTCATATAAAACAAGTTCATTACTATTTTCATCTCCaacaacaaatatatatatatcattcaCTGGTAagcataatataatatattgattTGATACTACGATTTCTATTTCATTCATTAGTGatgacattttttttattttatcaactATATCATGTTCAAATTGCTTTTGATCATCTACTGTCTTTAAATCATTATATGTTTCATCATAAAAgctattcatattttctttactaTATAATTGGTTACTATTCATAAGATTACTTCCACCTTGGTTTCGATTCTTATTgtcatctttattttctaacACGTTcgtataatattttactgCAATTCTTTTCCCATCCTCATCCAGCATTATTATAGCGTCAAGCTGCTTTATCGACACGCCCCTCATCTCGTAGGTTCACCTCGACTGATCAATGCACGCTTATGTCACGTTATGTCACGTTATGTCGCTTTGCTTTATGCTTTGAACTTTGAAAACGCCTTCAATATTGCCTATATGTATACCTTCGCCAGAGCGTAATTATACTTCACCCTAAAAAATAAGCTATATGCTATACAGTTTATAGATATCGTTTCTTTACTTATACCTTATAagtcatatattttttaataacctttctcttttattattaaaaaggaaaaatatattttacaaaatattttatattattacatgtGCATGTGCTAAATTATTGAATTGTATAAAGTACTTTGTAaccatttattatttttaaactaAATTTAgataacatattttcataaaaaataaatagattgtttttttttttcaaacctttgtatatttcataatagTTTATGCGGTcataatgtaaaatataaacacaatttttttttttttttttttaaataattttacttCCGTATATGCATACTTTAAATAGcacttattatatattgacaaagatatataataaaataatatatatattttttgtttttttttgattaaatatttgatattttatgatatatagagaacctttttttatattaatttataaacatcgatacttttattatagGTCATTAGGgtttacataatttttaatctCCATGTTTATCACAATGCAAAATTCAACCAGTCCCAAAGGAgtgaaaatataagtagCAGATTTATTATGTACTTATACAATTCACTTTTTTGTAAACAGTTTTAGCTAGTCACCCCCTatccaaatattttttttttcctttgtaagtataaaaaaagcaaagTGAAAACCGGGGggaaactttttttttccgtATTTATCAACTTGAATGGGTATATCACAACTGATTTATTTacatgaattaaaaaatgtcgcatttatatgaagaagtatataaaaaaagaaaatactATGATAGGGCATTATGTAATGATTATGAAGACtggttaaataaaatacaatattCTAAAACTGTTTATATTGGGAATCTATCTATTTATACAACAGAGCAGCAAATATACGAGGTAAGAAAAGTTTTCATTATGCGtgtacatttttttattttctttatttgttctgatattttattgccTTTTCTACCTTTTTGTCTATAGCATATGAGCAAAGCCGGGGAGGTtgaaaacataataatggGACTGCACAGAACTGAGAAATCTCCTTGCGGTTTTTGTTTTGtagtatataaaagaaaagaaggAGCAACACAATCGGTTAACTTTCTTAACAATTCAATATTAGATGGAAGAATAATAAGAGTAGATGAAGATTTAGGAATTATAGGGAAACGAAAATATGGAAGAGGTAAAACAGGGGTACAAAAAAGAGATGAACGaaataaacattttgaTGAAGATAGACCAATAGTACTTGATAGCTTAGCACAACAACATTtagttacaaaaaaaagaaaatttaataataatagttatCATAATCCAAATGtttacaataatatatatcatccATATGAAAGAAATGTCAAGCCAAGGGCTTTAACAAATAACTATCAAAATCCGAATCCCGTAAATCCTAGACATGTTGTTACATTATATCCAAATGCACAACACTTGATGGGatataatagaaataaaaacaagCCATACAATTATAATCACAATCATAgtcataataattataaaaaggaaagaaAGCCCAACATgtgaattatattttttctgaaAATGGCGAATGTGGTGAAAATATACATGCCCATGctcatatatgcatgtacCATAGTTAAATCAAATGTTtacgtatttttttttatgaaattttaattattttttgtttttcataAACTGTTTGACTACCCTcattttacaaatatactCTTAAAAAGAGAAAGCCAAAAaggtttaaaaaaaaaaaaaaaatcgaaaaaaaaaatagctaataaataaagtgCACACATATGTATGCCACAAATTATGGTTAaaagtatttaaaaatcGATTTGTGAAATTCATCAAAATCTTTTATTCCCTTCTTTATTTCAAAAtcgataaaattatattttaaatttttaaaaaaatcaataatTTGTGCATTACTAGATTCATAAGAATTTAATCGGTGTAAAATTGTTTCTTCACTATCGTCACTTCTTTTAACTAAATCTGCATTCCCTTTACAAATATGACAATCTTTTGATGGTAAAAGTGGTGGCATATCAAACTGttcatcttttatattaacaatgttaaaacaattattaCAAGTAGAACAAATTCTTCTTCCtaataactttttaattagtatatattttggggaaaatatattaacaaataaatcgatatttgttatttttattaattctttactttgatttatatttctaGGAAATCCATCTAATATAAACcctttaaaatttgttgAATTATGAATAgagcatttttttatttcttcatcaATAATATgtgttattatattgtcTGGAACTAAATTCCCATTGttaactattttatttatttcttttccaattgatgattttttttttatttcattccTTAAAATGTTtcctatatttatatgttttaatttttctttttctgcCAATATTTCAGCAAATGTGCCTTTACCCACACCTGGCGCCCCAAATAATACAATTCTCATTCTCgaacttttatttttaatttaatttggGACTCTATAAATGTGTTTCACCTTATCCTAtctacaattttttttcagcaTTTGCTTTATTTAAAAGCAAGCAACTATTTTATACATCCATAATCCATACatacatgcatatacatatatcgagtaatatatatgcatggtatgcctatatttttagttCTTCACaattgatgaaaaaaaagcataTGTTGTATGTTTGCAATTTCATAATCCCTATTTCAcattttcacttttttaaaaaatatcatgtactttataaaataaagaaaaaataaatagatataataaaacaacaCCGTTAGGTGCATGCCAAAATATAGAGCTTCGATTatccatttattttattatttttttcgcttAATTATTACTAATATACTTCAAAAtagttattaaaaaagtaaagattaaaagtttatattttaatttgctttttcatataaCAAATGCACAAAATGTTAATACATTGTGCTTACAAagtgaaattaaaaaatactataaaaaaacaagtaaaaaaaaacacaaataactagctattataaataactaaaataatatataataacaataaaaaaatatgaacaattcATAAATTTCCCACTGCTGTTTATTGTACACAAAATTGTCGTTCTTTGgttttttccatttaagATATATGCGTTTCCTTATAGAacgattttttataaccaTGCTAGGGTAGTAATAGTTCTGGTTATCACcactaatatatatatatagcgaatttattttggtttattaattatgtgTGCAATTTCGCCGCGCATATCTGtttgcaatttttttcctgactgtggatatttttttcgtaatTTTCAAAACTACGGATACAGATAGTCCGATATTAGGTAGTTTAAGTTTTTCCTGAACGACCTGAACAagtcatattttattttttgaacaAACTTGTTGAAATAAAAGGTGAAAACATTGGTTTGTGTGGAATAAAGTGTTTCATCATACATGTGGCTCGTGGggacaaaaaaaaggttGTGAAATTCTTTTagtttattatcatttgcCATATTCAATAGCATTAATAAACTTTcaaatgaatttaaaattatttgtggTTTTGGAAGGATGTATTGAGTAAAATGGCTTTTAAAGTTTGCTATAAATagtttgtaaaaataataagcatGCTCATAGGAAAAGAAAAtaggtatatatttttttttatcaagcGTTTCaagttgtatatataaagacaGCTTTTTTTCACCCTTATCAATTTCCTTTTCTGTTTCTTGTCCTTCTTTTTCATACTCTTCCTTAATTGTgtatgttataaaaatatttggatACAACTCAACTTtgactttttttaaatttgtcCGAAAGAATAATTCATAAAAGGTTTTCTTAATAGTTGATTTTCGTAaagttattttatttatataatatattggtgtgccataaaaaatttttttattttttaaaacattttgtaattcattataattaggtattaaaacaaaatcaaCTTTTGAACTTAaggatttttttaactttagaaaataatcaaGATTAGTAAATTTTACTTTTGAtccaaaaaaaactttattattatcttttaaatttttattatataaattagcAATGTCGTCTTTGTATGCTTCCGCTGTTTTTagatcaaaaaaaaatattcctaTACAATCATTATtgtgtattttattaaggtctatttcttttctgacttgttcatttttttttattacaggAAACAACAAGCTATTATTGTAATTTTCTAACACAATGtcttcatttaaattatgatcCAATTCGGTATTACTATATTCAACCGATTTCGTGgttgtattttttccagCCTGATCATCTGTTCCATAATCTGGATCGAAGGACAAAATAACTTCATCAAATTTGTTTGTAACTACAAATAATGGgatattttctaaatttttcatttcatatttatttttttttctataaaaaataaaattaattttatttagtatattgttttttttccaattaCGTggtatttcttttttaatagggtttaatatatgtgcatttttttttaaggttataatttttttgttccaAACAAAGAACAAATTTAATACAGCCCACAAAAAACAACTAgctaaaaaaaggaaacgcattttacaaaaaaaaaagtatgcTTTCCCAAGCTATGTGTAATCCCTTCTTTTAGTTATAACCAATTGGCTAGTCAAATCAAAAACAACTAATCACTTCTCTCATTTCattattgatatatttcaaatttatatttcaaatttatattataaatttatataattatcttAAAACaatcaaatataaaatttaaaagatatattacAATTGTAAAGGTATGAAAAATTACCAATTTCAACTACTTATtctcatcattttttctccctattattcttatacatatttatttgtttgcttatattttttattattcatacaACGAATATCccataaaaattgtaaataattcaaaaaaaaaacaattatatttataagcgcatgtatttctttttcttcttattattatatgtttagctttttattatatgcaatttttttcaataattaAATAGGTTCAATATGCTATACATATGTGTGTAAGGGTTTTAAAACGGTAAGTGGAAAATGCTTAAGcgctatattattttgtagtATTATAtggattaaaaaataaatgaaaaaagggcataaatattttataggaaaattattttttttatttattaacaaaattattcaattaaaaaatagttcaTGTTTAGAACAgccatattattatagcatatttctatttggttgttacattttattttcataccttatttttatttatttaaaaaaaatatttttatgccttttttctttatgaCATATGCTTGCAAAACTGTTCACTCCCTTTACAAGTTACAAAGTTgtgaaatttttttttttttttttttttttttttgcaagGGCTTATTGTCACCAAATTTTCTATACACATAAAtagttatattaaaaaaatatattattcttcTTAATAAGTTGTAAaagtttcttttttttttaaggcAAAAGTGAAATAAACGAAAATAACGCACATGcagaatatatatgcatatccatatatacatatagaatatgtaatttgaaaaatgcaTGTatattgttcatatttttgtgaTACAAAagatatatgtatacatgcacatatatacaGTTCATCAAAAAGTTTcgtttaaaaatttaattaaaaaataggattattttttaaaatatgttttcttCTCTAGTTGTATACagcattttaaatattatttatatgtttatctAC
This sequence is a window from Plasmodium chabaudi chabaudi strain AS genome assembly, chromosome: 7. Protein-coding genes within it:
- a CDS encoding cdc2-related protein kinase 3, putative gives rise to the protein MMNEFEENEDEFFLNIFRGGPGKHFCSKTENFFLETNTLENNIQNELLKNIENPCFLSKLSELKNKLLYDFCVTKKEEIQNKIWNHIDDVVNNLSDEDALNVYESLNKSQKTNDDNPFLGYINIHSNNTTSKHGVVANSLVRDSDKVGKTNNMKSYLPQNVDLEEILWNKINVNKYNNIDKINKNINMLWDIYINYNLLNLNKCKNKKIVRDILTSLIKKDNQLMNMISGNNKISLANILNIYKREKTKNNQINSPTLRSETEVQSENQEAGQNEDHPDLFSNLNSGPTVDQGINYQNETQTDLNKEENVNSKINESNNASEKDGINKDVSSEKDEHEQINDNPNLCEGKENGGNKNLTSFFSSMDDSNAILKIKKDIIKKVKLKSMKNEIKDENNLIHELLLYSIKGEIQMKVKNIVKVHQVGQGAYGDVWMAEDIENNKRIALKKLKLNGSKEGLAKTYIREISILNSLQHKNVVELIGVIRTNIIPEEVKSNDALHNFEKSNRLLNVKDNPRDSDESSESCSSSEASDNSETSDSSGSSDSSDSSGGSNSRSRTKDLLERKTNQCASIWMVFEYVPFDLSGYSELLREERQQKDRYKNMNLFTIGEVKNIMLQLFQALEYCHKNNVIHRDIKIANLLMDANGILKLADFGLARYHIDSLASNMTNRVITLWYRPPELLLGSENYSSSVDMWSCGCVLAELLTSNPLFTADNESDILKVIVNKIGLPNNNDYKFLKRLPLWNKVQFNPIHPSNINNLNQTKKIETENIIKNLHGVGELGLDLFKRLLKWDPLERISAHDALNHPWFKTHPLPEPIQQRCNIKAAHSFMTKSYKKRDAPKMNLKKKIQENFRFLNVGKYRKIYFMNKHTDKIPQPLTSQMVHSLPPDNDPQGIQNRHTANEIELKIGKENKINEKQKLDNITRVHENSQTDQVDAKILSNYVDNFENKNIKKENNIPDTEIISKEDGYTSKKYDKGSQNGYENKYENRYKNADKQSKYMNKYQTDNKKYYDDLEKRKPSDEYRTGYDSNSQWGKGSYISKDRRSRERRSRDRRSRERQSRDRRSRERQSRDRRSRERQSRDRRSRERRSRDRWSRDRRSRDRWSRDRRSRDRWSRDRRSRDRWSRDSRSRERNWYRKEYWKRDEHKRDYRDRDRDRYRGRYDERYDGRYDDRYGGRYDRHYDRYDDRYDDRYDDRYDDRYDDRRDDRYDERRDERRDDRRRSGNREKDRGRGKKREYERDDEMNKSEEFKKERKGEKDIDKRSSGKEKKRNAEKSNNINENKEKDEKKKKQKIDSENVKDEKK
- a CDS encoding coatomer subunit zeta, putative, whose amino-acid sequence is MRGVSIKQLDAIIMLDEDGKRIAVKYYTNVLENKDDNKNRNQGGSNLMNSNQLYSKENMNSFYDETYNDLKTVDDQKQFEHDIVDKIKKMSSLMNEIEIVVSNQYIILCLPVNDIYIFVVGDENSNELVLYEVMKAIQDSLNNITNNNIGKKQLIDKLDSVFLLFDEIIDNGIIMETNSNIIVNRLYMNEGDIQDLTSLNQAISSAKDNIIRSLLSGA
- a CDS encoding nuclear cap-binding protein subunit 2, putative; this translates as MSHLYEEVYKKRKYYDRALCNDYEDWLNKIQYSKTVYIGNLSIYTTEQQIYEHMSKAGEVENIIMGLHRTEKSPCGFCFVVYKRKEGATQSVNFLNNSILDGRIIRVDEDLGIIGKRKYGRGKTGVQKRDERNKHFDEDRPIVLDSLAQQHLVTKKRKFNNNSYHNPNVYNNIYHPYERNVKPRALTNNYQNPNPVNPRHVVTLYPNAQHLMGYNRNKNKPYNYNHNHSHNNYKKERKPNM
- a CDS encoding GTP:AMP phosphotransferase, putative, with translation MRIVLFGAPGVGKGTFAEILAEKEKLKHINIGNILRNEIKKKSSIGKEINKIVNNGNLVPDNIITHIIDEEIKKCSIHNSTNFKGFILDGFPRNINQSKELIKITNIDLFVNIFSPKYILIKKLLGRRICSTCNNCFNIVNIKDEQFDMPPLLPSKDCHICKGNADLVKRSDDSEETILHRLNSYESSNAQIIDFFKNLKYNFIDFEIKKGIKDFDEFHKSIFKYF